From Populus alba chromosome 16, ASM523922v2, whole genome shotgun sequence:
CTTTTTATACGGCCGGGCAAGTGTTAAGACATGTTCAAGAGCTTTCGACGGGGAAACAAATGTTAGAAAAGAGGACTTCTGCCATGGTTGATTTCTTTGGGGATCAGGTTTGACTCTCTAAGTCCTTTTTGTTGCAATACATTTCtgtgattttttagtttctaagaaatggttaagTATTGGAATTTGATCTTTGATTTGGACTTTAATGGGTTTAATTTGATTGATGGTTAagatttgttgaattttctGAAGTAGGGGCAGACATACCCCAAGTTCCATTCTACCAGTATCCTTGACAGCCAATGTTTCTGTATCTAGGCCTTGTGACCGGGGGTGTTTTGCATGTAttcataaatattcaattattaagaatacatttttttttctttgaagctGACAACAATGTTTAACCAAACTCGAGGAAATTAGAGGAAATTTGTCATTAACTACTATTTTCTAACAAGCTCTGCAGTCAAACCAAGGAAGGATTTTCCATATGTTGTCGACGTTTAGTTTATCGCAGTTGTCTTATTACCTAGATTTTTCTACATCTAGAACATTATTTGTAATGTATGGAttaatttgtttcttatatCCAACTTTGAAATTATAGATGCATTTGCAAGTCCTCAACTCTTTCTGCAGCAAGTGGTAACACCTGATGGACAGGGATGATTTTGTTGAGAGGAAAATAGTGTCacttttcattgattttcattacactatcaaattatttgattataactTTGGAGAAGTTTCCAATCTGAATTGTATCAAACCCTCCAGTTATTCATCTGTTATAGATCGATCCCTGCCCTTTTTTAAGCCTTTTGCACCTCCTTCAAAGATATTCATTGGTGTGCGCATGGATGGAGGGACCAACATTCGACCCGGTAAGATCTAATTATTGGTTGTGTAGAGGAGGCTCTATTTCATCTGACAGGGGAGAAACTTCTCAATCTGTTGTATCCTGAACTGGAAACTGCAACTCCATGTAGTTTAACCTACTTTGTATCCTGTCAATTAAGCTAGGTGATAAAACATCACTCTACTGCCACCAATAAGGGGAACTTGATTCCTTTGACCCAACAAGTCGGTGAATCTGAGAGCATAACCTAGCTAGTAGGTTTGGTGTAGACCTTTTCTTTTGGCAACTGGCTTTGATTTGTTGGTGCATTTTGTGTGAAGGTTTTAGATTGTTACAACTTTCCTTTCCTTGTTCCTGAATTTGCAGATTGTGGCCTACCTGTTGGTATCTTCAGCTTCTACAGCAGTTCCCTTGACAAACAGGATGAGAGAAGGAGCGGATAACATATTTACTGATTCCTCAGCAGCAGCCATTAGCATGGGGTTCTTCGCGTTCATATCATTGGCATTATCAGCTCTTATTTCAGGATATAAACTATCAACTCAATCTTACATTTAAATTCCTGTCTTTCGGTGAGTCTAAGTAGTTGCTGTCTTGTAACCAAACGGGACATTAAAATGGTTGGTTAGGATATGGACCTACACGACAATTGGGGTGACTCTGGTTCATCAACAACTGCGTGGAGCAACTCTCCTAGCACGACGCCCTTGCTCTCGGGTTATGAGCAGCACAACAGTGACTCTACTTCTGGTGTGTGATTCTTTGTATCTGTTGATTGTTTCATCTGTCATCTACTTAATTTACTGTAAACAAATTTCCGTGTTGAATAGAAAGCCCTTGCTTTGACTGTAATTTGGCATTGAATTGTATTCAAAACGAGAGAG
This genomic window contains:
- the LOC118056117 gene encoding CASP-like protein 4B1, translating into MSNSEHTPPKKDLESPATDNTTPAAETGTGLGVAPITRRWRREDMLKRGSLALRGLAFLFSLLAFIIMASNKHGDWKDFDKYEEYRYLLAIAILSTFYTAGQVLRHVQELSTGKQMLEKRTSAMVDFFGDQIVAYLLVSSASTAVPLTNRMREGADNIFTDSSAAAISMGFFAFISLALSALISGYKLSTQSYI